In Paenibacillus algicola, a genomic segment contains:
- a CDS encoding sensor histidine kinase, producing MSEFKGVLLQLLFALMPFVMYNVYYRNLEINYSRAFIAITCCISLFLAMTFPSSAVQGIMFDIRYVIMFFGLVFGGITTGLILLAEFVAYRLYLGGIGAFNAMIIMCVTFPISVLLSAAYHRARRKQLVTLLAAVLFSFLPLIYLYFSHTDYLLTHLSFNMIVMPVQNFIGIWLIVTLFNKSVSDKELQLRYLQNEKVEAANHVAASLAHEVRNPLTTVLGFLKLIRSNAFSPDKTERFIDISIEEIHRTEQILSDYLSMSKPLSSHRQELDLITHLRSVVEVMTPYATMHKVSIQTDCPAEAVMVYGNSTEMKQLLMNFIKNAIEACMDVPHAQVLISFKSLGDRVQFEIRDNGVGMDGDQLSRLGSIYYSTKRTGTGLGLTFSYQAIRSMQGTVSVNSEPQNGTVFTISLPVA from the coding sequence TTGTCGGAATTTAAGGGTGTTCTGCTGCAGCTGTTATTTGCTTTAATGCCTTTTGTTATGTACAACGTCTACTATCGGAATCTGGAGATCAACTACTCCCGTGCCTTCATCGCAATCACCTGCTGTATTTCTCTGTTCCTCGCGATGACCTTCCCATCCAGTGCCGTACAAGGCATTATGTTCGATATCCGATATGTCATTATGTTTTTTGGCCTGGTCTTTGGCGGCATAACAACCGGGCTTATTCTCCTGGCTGAATTTGTGGCTTACCGCCTGTATCTTGGGGGGATTGGGGCCTTCAACGCCATGATTATTATGTGTGTGACCTTTCCCATCTCCGTTCTGCTGAGCGCTGCCTATCATCGAGCAAGGCGGAAGCAGCTGGTCACGCTGCTGGCGGCTGTCCTCTTCTCGTTTCTTCCACTTATCTATCTTTACTTTAGTCACACCGACTATTTGCTGACGCACCTGTCCTTTAACATGATCGTCATGCCCGTGCAGAACTTTATTGGCATTTGGCTGATCGTGACGCTATTTAACAAATCGGTCAGCGATAAAGAGCTGCAGCTGCGTTATTTGCAAAATGAAAAAGTAGAAGCGGCCAACCACGTGGCCGCCTCACTCGCCCATGAGGTCCGCAATCCGCTGACGACCGTGCTGGGCTTTCTGAAATTAATTCGCTCCAATGCCTTCTCTCCGGACAAAACAGAACGCTTTATCGATATTAGCATTGAAGAAATTCACCGGACAGAGCAGATCCTGTCAGATTACTTATCCATGAGCAAGCCGCTCAGCTCTCACAGGCAAGAGCTTGACCTCATCACTCATTTAAGATCCGTTGTCGAGGTCATGACCCCGTACGCCACCATGCACAAGGTGAGCATTCAGACCGACTGTCCTGCAGAAGCCGTGATGGTCTACGGCAACTCTACCGAGATGAAGCAGCTGCTCATGAATTTCATCAAAAATGCGATTGAGGCCTGCATGGACGTCCCGCACGCCCAGGTCCTTATCTCCTTCAAGTCTCTGGGAGACCGGGTCCAGTTCGAGATTCGCGACAACGGAGTCGGCATGGACGGAGATCAGCTCAGCCGTCTTGGCTCCATCTACTATTCTACCAAAAGAACCGGAACCGGCCTTGGGCTGACCTTTTCTTATCAGGCCATCCGTTCCATGCAGGGCACAGTATCCGTGAACAGCGAGCCGCAGAACGGCACGGTGTTTACGATCTCGCTGCCTGTGGCTTGA
- a CDS encoding anti-sigma factor domain-containing protein produces MMDKHTTMVELVELYVLGGLSASEQKEFEAHLSECPECVKQVEEMKKILDYLPLAATPVQPPAGMKERILGHVLQGEAGTAYASAVPNAAGQESVPAAGNGLNQRAESQATKRSSAAERASATESGTASAPPRAISMRSSRGWRAASAGLAAAVIALGVYSAQLRGEVEQLELQSAEAEAAKQELLAAQNEADRLQAMLNDALKPSQGLKLGEAVKLDPVSEDIIAQGLATIVIDSQGTHLVVQAENLPELQSNEAFQVWLIKGEDKRNAGTFLARDGIGALYYTFEPEDYDTVAITVEPDAYGEQPRGRLILAAPIAGADI; encoded by the coding sequence ATGATGGACAAGCATACAACGATGGTAGAGCTCGTTGAACTGTATGTACTTGGGGGATTGTCCGCATCCGAGCAGAAGGAATTCGAGGCGCATTTGTCTGAATGCCCTGAATGTGTGAAGCAGGTGGAGGAAATGAAGAAGATTCTGGATTACCTGCCGCTGGCGGCAACGCCTGTTCAGCCTCCGGCCGGCATGAAGGAGCGCATCCTGGGACATGTGCTGCAGGGTGAAGCCGGCACAGCATATGCATCAGCCGTACCGAATGCGGCTGGACAAGAATCTGTCCCTGCTGCCGGGAACGGGCTGAATCAGCGTGCGGAGTCTCAGGCCACGAAGAGGTCTTCTGCGGCTGAACGGGCTTCAGCCACAGAAAGCGGCACGGCTTCGGCACCGCCAAGAGCTATTTCCATGCGAAGCAGTCGCGGCTGGCGGGCTGCCAGTGCCGGACTTGCCGCTGCCGTTATTGCATTAGGGGTGTACAGTGCCCAGCTTCGGGGTGAAGTGGAGCAGCTGGAGCTGCAGTCTGCCGAGGCCGAGGCTGCGAAGCAGGAGCTGTTGGCTGCACAGAATGAGGCAGACCGGCTGCAGGCCATGCTGAATGATGCGCTCAAGCCCTCACAGGGCTTAAAGCTGGGTGAAGCGGTGAAGCTGGACCCGGTCTCTGAGGACATTATTGCTCAGGGCCTGGCTACGATCGTCATTGACAGTCAGGGCACCCATCTGGTCGTGCAGGCTGAGAATCTGCCGGAGCTGCAATCCAATGAAGCCTTCCAGGTATGGCTCATCAAAGGCGAAGACAAGCGCAACGCCGGCACCTTCCTCGCCAGAGACGGCATTGGCGCGCTGTATTACACCTTTGAGCCGGAGGATTATGACACCGTCGCAATTACGGTGGAGCCGGATGCTTATGGGGAACAGCCGCGAGGCCGGCTTATCCTGGCGGCGCCCATCGCCGGGGCTGATATTTAG
- a CDS encoding RNA polymerase sigma factor, with product MNDNHDDRLLMQRIMEKDSAALEQLYSQYERVIYAFAYRIVQDEMAAEEVMQELFLRIWNHAERYQSEQGKLTTWMFAITRNIAIDMLRRKSARNAASPVDDEVIHLIPDESSNTEQVVESRWLGLKVSEALAELSEEQKIVVDSIYYQGMTQHEVSVQYQIPLGTVKSRVRLAMKQLQKRLGALNLWAETERREETV from the coding sequence ATGAATGACAATCACGATGACCGCCTGCTCATGCAGCGGATCATGGAGAAGGACAGTGCTGCTCTGGAGCAGCTGTACAGCCAGTATGAGAGAGTCATTTACGCTTTTGCCTACCGCATTGTGCAGGATGAGATGGCGGCGGAAGAAGTGATGCAGGAGCTGTTTCTGCGAATCTGGAATCATGCAGAACGGTACCAGAGCGAGCAGGGAAAGCTGACGACCTGGATGTTTGCCATCACGCGCAATATCGCAATTGATATGCTGCGCCGCAAATCAGCGCGCAACGCCGCCTCCCCGGTGGACGATGAGGTGATTCATCTCATTCCCGATGAGAGTAGCAACACAGAGCAGGTCGTAGAAAGCCGGTGGCTGGGTCTAAAGGTGTCAGAAGCCCTGGCAGAATTAAGCGAAGAGCAGAAGATCGTCGTGGACTCCATCTATTATCAGGGTATGACACAGCATGAGGTTTCTGTTCAATATCAAATACCGCTTGGCACCGTCAAGAGCCGGGTCCGCCTGGCCATGAAACAGCTTCAAAAGCGATTGGGAGCGCTGAATCTGTGGGCGGAGACGGAAAGAAGGGAAGAGACTGTATGA
- a CDS encoding copper amine oxidase N-terminal domain-containing protein, whose product MKSTLTRMLTLMLAFMLVVPAAAGAAAAPTVKGAAEDLRSALGRLLGEHAVLALTAMQKGYDGKADFNAAAEALNGNTEDLTQAISSVYGAEAGVAFKKVWNSHIGYFVDYVQASAAKDSAGMQKAVQNLEKYRMEQAKFFADANPYMNEQQTAEGLKMHINHLLDAFNSYTAGKYDEAYSYQREAYMHMFMTGDGIAGAIIKQFPKQFPGDAMSPASDLRSALEQLLGEHAFAAAVTLQKGIDGAPDFNNAAAWLNMNTEDLTKAIASVYGNEAGAAFKTIWNSHIGYFVDYVKATGANDAAAKQKAVNDLEKYRMEQAKFFADANPFMNEQQTAEGLKMHINHLVDAFDSYVAKDYSEAYMMNREAYTHMFMTGEGISGAIVKQFPDKFMQGMTPEKPAAPMVSKITLGLGSKMLMVDGKAVKMDVAPMIKYNRTYIPVRYLAESLGAEIKFDNTTKTTWIMAGDDKLAFWIGQDVMELNGKSQKVGAKVFIENGRTHVPVRFIAELLGWKLHGTAQDLMLTKEMAHMGHMNH is encoded by the coding sequence ATGAAATCCACTTTAACCCGAATGCTGACCTTGATGCTGGCATTCATGCTGGTTGTACCCGCAGCAGCCGGTGCTGCAGCAGCACCTACTGTGAAGGGAGCCGCCGAGGATCTTCGCTCTGCACTGGGACGTCTCTTGGGAGAGCATGCGGTGCTGGCGCTGACGGCCATGCAGAAGGGATACGACGGGAAGGCAGACTTTAACGCAGCGGCAGAAGCGCTGAATGGCAACACGGAGGATTTGACGCAGGCGATCAGCTCTGTATACGGTGCTGAAGCGGGCGTAGCATTCAAAAAGGTCTGGAACTCGCACATTGGTTACTTTGTTGACTATGTACAGGCTTCAGCAGCGAAGGACAGTGCCGGCATGCAGAAGGCTGTCCAGAATCTGGAGAAGTACCGCATGGAGCAAGCCAAGTTTTTTGCCGATGCGAATCCGTACATGAATGAGCAGCAGACGGCAGAAGGCCTCAAAATGCACATTAATCACCTGCTGGATGCTTTCAACAGCTATACCGCAGGCAAATATGACGAGGCTTACAGCTATCAGCGTGAAGCTTACATGCATATGTTTATGACAGGTGACGGCATTGCCGGAGCGATCATCAAGCAATTTCCGAAGCAATTCCCGGGGGATGCCATGAGTCCGGCATCGGATCTGCGCTCCGCTCTGGAGCAGCTGCTTGGCGAGCATGCCTTTGCAGCAGCTGTTACATTGCAAAAGGGCATTGACGGTGCACCTGATTTCAATAACGCAGCAGCATGGCTGAACATGAACACCGAGGATCTGACGAAAGCCATTGCTTCTGTCTATGGCAATGAAGCTGGAGCAGCGTTCAAGACGATCTGGAACTCTCATATCGGCTACTTCGTCGACTATGTGAAGGCTACAGGCGCTAACGATGCGGCAGCCAAGCAAAAAGCAGTAAATGATCTGGAGAAGTACCGGATGGAGCAGGCTAAATTTTTTGCAGATGCCAATCCGTTCATGAATGAGCAGCAGACCGCGGAAGGTCTCAAAATGCATATCAACCACCTGGTGGACGCATTCGACAGCTATGTAGCTAAAGACTATTCAGAAGCATACATGATGAACCGTGAAGCCTACACACATATGTTTATGACGGGTGAAGGCATCAGCGGCGCTATTGTGAAGCAATTCCCGGACAAGTTCATGCAAGGCATGACTCCTGAGAAGCCGGCAGCACCTATGGTATCCAAGATCACGCTGGGTCTTGGCAGCAAAATGCTGATGGTAGACGGAAAAGCGGTCAAGATGGACGTGGCTCCAATGATCAAGTACAACAGAACCTATATCCCGGTTCGCTACCTTGCTGAAAGCCTGGGAGCGGAGATCAAGTTTGACAATACCACCAAGACAACCTGGATCATGGCCGGTGACGATAAGCTGGCATTCTGGATCGGTCAGGATGTTATGGAGCTGAACGGCAAATCTCAAAAGGTAGGCGCGAAGGTGTTTATCGAGAATGGCCGTACCCATGTACCGGTTCGCTTTATCGCTGAGCTGCTTGGGTGGAAGCTGCATGGAACCGCTCAAGACCTGATGCTCACGAAGGAAATGGCTCATATGGGCCACATGAATCATTAA
- a CDS encoding acetylxylan esterase, whose amino-acid sequence MNTISLRKIELENCSPIPTMDESRLNRFWDEQLARHEERPLEVTIAGEDTPYPGMKVNKVTYKGFDETSVHAWHIAPVQAETNAPCVVTFPGYTMDRGFPERYAHYLLLGWHVLAVDVRGQSGETGSLLPLDSGIARGWITQGIMEAERSYYMAVTIDAVRAVKVAAGLPGVDAKRIATAGGSQGGGLAFISGALSPLVAAVAADIPNLCRMDYGVLHSTSSLTEVAQYIKRYPDRLEAVLSSLAHFDMLNLAPRLKVPVMVSVGWKDTVCMPETIYAAYNRVQSPKEIRDYPFSGHEVSEHQKREAVVFLQKHLG is encoded by the coding sequence ATGAATACGATCAGCCTTCGAAAAATCGAATTGGAAAACTGCAGTCCCATCCCGACCATGGACGAAAGCCGGCTTAACCGGTTCTGGGATGAGCAGCTGGCCCGGCATGAGGAACGCCCGCTGGAGGTTACAATAGCCGGGGAGGATACACCTTACCCGGGAATGAAGGTGAACAAAGTCACCTACAAAGGCTTTGATGAGACGTCTGTACATGCATGGCATATTGCACCGGTACAAGCCGAGACGAATGCACCGTGTGTGGTGACCTTTCCCGGCTACACGATGGACCGCGGCTTTCCGGAGCGCTATGCTCACTATCTGCTGCTCGGCTGGCATGTGCTGGCTGTAGACGTCCGGGGGCAGTCGGGAGAGACCGGCAGCCTGCTGCCGCTGGACAGCGGAATCGCTCGCGGCTGGATTACACAAGGCATTATGGAGGCAGAGCGCTCCTATTATATGGCGGTTACTATAGATGCGGTGAGAGCCGTCAAGGTAGCGGCCGGGCTGCCGGGCGTCGACGCCAAGCGTATTGCCACAGCCGGGGGAAGTCAGGGCGGGGGACTCGCATTCATCAGCGGAGCACTCAGCCCGCTTGTCGCAGCCGTTGCGGCGGATATTCCCAATCTGTGCCGTATGGATTACGGGGTGCTGCATTCTACCAGCTCCTTGACGGAGGTGGCACAATACATCAAGCGCTATCCCGACCGGCTGGAGGCTGTTCTGTCGAGTCTGGCGCATTTTGATATGCTCAATCTCGCTCCCCGGCTCAAGGTGCCTGTGATGGTGTCAGTAGGCTGGAAGGATACAGTTTGTATGCCGGAGACCATCTATGCCGCCTACAACCGGGTTCAGTCGCCCAAGGAAATCCGCGACTATCCATTCTCCGGTCATGAGGTCAGCGAGCATCAGAAGCGGGAAGCGGTGGTGTTTCTGCAGAAGCATCTGGGCTGA
- a CDS encoding Na-translocating system protein MpsC family protein — protein MMITAGDLKQDILRIYNAINKRIFNVGVRQQKVDFVGSKIIIVSRNTRVPVLKLLDEHDPQSTRQLDHLLFQVLKQEIKKEFEQQLKLNIITILKDYDAETEYSGTIVFLEKDVECYLNDKPELC, from the coding sequence ATGATGATTACGGCCGGCGATCTCAAGCAGGATATTTTGAGAATTTACAACGCCATTAACAAGAGGATTTTTAATGTGGGCGTCAGGCAGCAGAAGGTCGATTTTGTCGGCAGCAAGATCATCATCGTCTCCAGAAACACCCGGGTTCCCGTCTTAAAGCTGCTGGATGAGCATGATCCCCAGTCTACACGCCAGCTGGACCATCTGCTGTTTCAGGTGCTGAAGCAGGAGATCAAGAAGGAGTTTGAACAACAGCTGAAATTGAATATTATCACGATTCTGAAGGATTATGATGCTGAGACCGAATATTCCGGTACCATCGTTTTCCTGGAGAAGGACGTGGAATGTTATCTGAACGACAAGCCGGAACTCTGTTAA
- a CDS encoding ABC transporter ATP-binding protein: MSQHKIEIDGVSKWFRRNGEEIAAMRETNLSIEAGRFVSIIGPSGCGKSTLFNIIAGLMPPSTGRVLADGENIVGKTGYVGYMLQKDMLLPWRTILDNIILGMEVRGVPHQEAVQRALPLMEKYGLKGFDKHYPKELSGGMKQRAALLRTLLYDRDIILLDEPFGALDAQTRLTMQNWLLQIWEDFGKTVLFVTHDIDEAIYLSDDIYVFSSRPGRIKSKITVTMERPRKTEDMTSPAFMELKQHLMDLLSAGHEEPVSS; this comes from the coding sequence ATGAGTCAGCACAAAATTGAGATTGATGGTGTCAGCAAATGGTTTCGCCGCAACGGAGAGGAGATTGCTGCGATGCGGGAGACGAATCTTTCGATTGAAGCCGGCAGGTTTGTCAGCATCATCGGCCCCAGCGGCTGCGGGAAATCGACCTTGTTCAATATTATTGCAGGCCTGATGCCGCCCTCCACGGGACGGGTGCTGGCGGACGGAGAAAATATCGTAGGCAAGACCGGTTATGTCGGGTACATGCTGCAGAAGGATATGCTCCTCCCATGGCGGACTATCCTGGATAACATTATTCTCGGCATGGAGGTAAGGGGCGTTCCTCATCAGGAGGCGGTTCAGCGCGCCTTGCCGTTGATGGAGAAGTACGGACTGAAGGGCTTTGACAAGCATTATCCCAAGGAGCTTTCAGGAGGGATGAAGCAAAGAGCAGCTTTACTGAGAACGCTGCTGTATGACCGCGATATTATTTTGCTGGACGAGCCCTTTGGGGCGCTGGATGCCCAGACCCGGCTGACGATGCAGAACTGGCTGCTGCAGATTTGGGAGGATTTCGGCAAGACGGTGCTGTTCGTTACCCATGACATAGACGAAGCCATTTATTTATCGGATGACATTTATGTGTTTTCCTCCAGACCCGGGCGGATCAAGTCCAAGATTACAGTGACCATGGAGCGTCCGCGCAAGACCGAGGATATGACCTCTCCGGCCTTTATGGAGCTCAAGCAGCATCTGATGGACTTGTTATCCGCAGGACATGAAGAGCCCGTATCGTCCTAG
- a CDS encoding ABC transporter permease: METARKEAFVVHAIPSPELSVSGAKRPEVVPYILDEEAIERKRSRRIVWGRAAVAAMIFVIWEVFTRLGLLDAYYWSSPSAIAETTWIQLTEGTLMRDVIYTSGSTILGFMFGTALGALLGLSFWWSKSYAGVSEPYLIILNAMPKLALAPVLVILLGIGFFSKVALAFSMTVVVAALSAYSGVKSVDPDMEKLMYSLGAKRRQVFAKVVVPWSMPWIISSLRINIALALAGAIVGEFIASSQGIGRMIMYAGTILDINLVWVGVVVLSFLSMLMYWGVVLLEKWLSKGLAKV; encoded by the coding sequence ATGGAAACTGCACGTAAAGAAGCCTTTGTTGTACATGCCATCCCCTCCCCGGAGCTGTCTGTCAGTGGAGCCAAGAGGCCGGAGGTGGTGCCTTATATTTTGGATGAAGAGGCTATCGAACGAAAAAGAAGCCGGCGGATCGTATGGGGCAGAGCCGCCGTGGCTGCCATGATTTTTGTGATATGGGAGGTGTTTACGCGCCTTGGCCTGCTGGATGCCTACTATTGGAGCAGCCCCAGCGCCATTGCCGAGACCACCTGGATTCAGCTGACGGAAGGAACGCTGATGCGCGATGTCATTTACACCTCGGGCTCAACCATTCTAGGTTTTATGTTTGGGACGGCCTTGGGAGCATTGCTGGGACTCTCGTTTTGGTGGTCGAAATCGTACGCAGGCGTCAGTGAGCCGTACTTAATTATTCTCAATGCCATGCCGAAGCTGGCGCTTGCGCCTGTCCTGGTCATCCTGCTCGGCATCGGATTTTTCTCCAAAGTGGCACTGGCATTCTCTATGACCGTAGTTGTCGCGGCACTGTCGGCCTACAGCGGCGTGAAAAGTGTCGATCCGGATATGGAAAAGCTGATGTACTCGCTCGGCGCAAAACGGCGTCAGGTGTTCGCGAAGGTCGTGGTGCCGTGGTCGATGCCCTGGATCATCAGCAGCCTTCGCATCAACATCGCTCTCGCACTTGCCGGAGCTATAGTAGGTGAATTCATCGCTTCGAGTCAGGGAATCGGACGCATGATTATGTATGCGGGGACCATTCTCGATATTAACCTCGTTTGGGTTGGCGTTGTCGTACTGTCGTTCCTCTCGATGCTAATGTACTGGGGCGTGGTTCTGCTGGAGAAATGGCTGTCCAAGGGCCTTGCCAAGGTCTGA
- a CDS encoding ABC transporter substrate-binding protein produces MHRTMKRLPLLLAGLLLTSLLGACGGKTEEETVSAAGGTEELKKIVIAEPLHLTGYLPLYVAQREGYFEKRGLDVEVIQASGGAHVTAVVSGDAWGVIGGAESNALANKNNSDPIVSVVNVVNRANVYLMAKSGTGPASNSPEDLKAFLEGKKINAGRHGGTPNLLTRYLLVQLGLDPAKDVQLLEPADGSTVVTMVQQGAADIANGAEPQISDGMSKQVWDEPFYKFHDLGDFAYSVLSVKKSTIEKDPETVQKFTDAIIEALQAVQNDKELAASILKAEFPTLSEEALQASMDRAYEDHLWSLDGMISEEALKNDMEVMIQTGIFTGDYAYDELVDMQFVRNAQP; encoded by the coding sequence ATGCACAGAACGATGAAAAGACTGCCTTTGCTTTTAGCCGGATTATTGCTCACTTCACTGCTCGGAGCCTGCGGCGGGAAGACGGAGGAAGAAACGGTATCGGCCGCTGGCGGTACGGAAGAACTGAAGAAGATCGTCATTGCCGAGCCGCTTCATTTGACGGGGTATTTGCCGCTGTATGTAGCTCAGCGGGAAGGGTATTTTGAGAAGAGAGGTCTGGACGTTGAAGTCATTCAGGCGTCCGGCGGCGCGCATGTTACCGCTGTCGTCAGCGGAGATGCGTGGGGCGTGATCGGCGGTGCCGAGTCCAATGCGCTGGCGAACAAGAACAACTCTGACCCCATCGTTTCTGTCGTCAATGTCGTGAACCGGGCTAACGTGTACCTGATGGCGAAGAGTGGTACCGGACCAGCAAGCAATTCCCCGGAGGACCTGAAGGCTTTTCTTGAAGGAAAGAAGATTAACGCTGGCCGTCATGGAGGTACACCGAACCTGTTGACCCGCTACCTGCTGGTCCAGCTGGGTCTTGACCCGGCCAAGGATGTACAGCTGCTGGAGCCGGCGGACGGCTCGACCGTGGTCACGATGGTACAGCAGGGAGCGGCTGATATTGCCAATGGCGCCGAGCCGCAGATTAGCGACGGGATGTCAAAGCAGGTCTGGGACGAGCCGTTTTACAAGTTCCATGATCTTGGCGATTTTGCTTACTCGGTGCTCAGTGTAAAGAAGTCCACGATCGAGAAGGATCCGGAAACGGTGCAGAAATTTACCGATGCAATCATCGAGGCGCTGCAGGCCGTGCAGAATGATAAAGAGCTGGCGGCGAGCATCCTTAAGGCGGAATTCCCGACGCTTTCCGAGGAGGCGCTGCAGGCGTCCATGGACCGTGCGTATGAAGATCATCTATGGAGTCTGGACGGCATGATTTCCGAAGAAGCGTTGAAGAACGATATGGAGGTTATGATTCAAACCGGTATCTTTACAGGCGATTATGCGTATGACGAGCTGGTTGATATGCAGTTTGTGAGAAACGCGCAGCCGTGA
- a CDS encoding cysteine hydrolase family protein produces the protein MRTLEELVKETRTAVIVVDVQNDYCHPDGALPLSGCDLSGVKSMMPNLQELLTQARANAVPIIFIQTFHEKATDSEAWVTRSSGRSSAVCRTGSWGAQFYEVCPEKEDVIVNKHRYSAFVNTRLDSVLHTLKVETLVMTGVSTNVCVESTARDGFMRDYNIVLVHDACASYSQKAHDMTVENIEGYFGKAATTPELIRCWEQSGHHSAEVLRPAQPAVS, from the coding sequence ATGAGAACATTGGAAGAGCTGGTCAAGGAAACACGCACGGCGGTCATTGTGGTGGATGTTCAGAATGATTACTGTCATCCGGATGGGGCTCTGCCCCTTTCCGGCTGTGATCTCAGTGGAGTCAAGAGCATGATGCCGAATTTGCAGGAGCTGTTAACGCAGGCGAGAGCAAACGCGGTTCCGATTATATTCATTCAGACCTTTCATGAGAAGGCTACCGATTCCGAAGCCTGGGTAACCCGTTCCTCGGGCCGTTCATCAGCAGTATGCCGTACGGGCAGCTGGGGCGCTCAGTTTTACGAGGTCTGTCCGGAAAAAGAGGATGTGATCGTCAACAAGCACCGATACAGCGCATTTGTAAATACGCGGCTTGACTCCGTGCTGCACACGCTGAAGGTGGAGACCCTTGTCATGACAGGAGTAAGCACGAATGTGTGTGTTGAATCGACGGCCAGGGACGGCTTCATGCGGGATTACAACATCGTGCTCGTCCACGATGCATGCGCTTCGTATTCCCAGAAGGCCCATGACATGACGGTGGAAAATATTGAAGGCTACTTCGGGAAGGCGGCTACTACTCCTGAGCTGATTCGTTGCTGGGAGCAGTCTGGCCACCACAGTGCTGAAGTGCTAAGGCCGGCGCAGCCGGCAGTGAGCTGA
- a CDS encoding MFS transporter — protein sequence MSSDSLRLTQYTICLGALLSNLSAGMFNIALVDIADSLQASLPSAQWVVTVYLLVISVLLPLMGKLGDRIGRTKVHNAGYFIFLAGALGCALSPSLPLLIASRVVQGAGAAMYQATNMALIISVFPKDQRGRALGLISTFVAAGSLAGPGLGGLVLEWFSWRTGFWLLTALALTAWLLANRLIPKDAPSGAGKPDLAGAALFAVSLTVLVTSLSLGGSYGWVSWQVLAPIIASLAGFLLFTARCLTPWPGNREPFIQLRLFREPGIAAGIGVTLVTYLAAFSAQLLLPVFFRSELELGPAAAGMIMMGYPLSLVIFSPLFGSLSDKLGTYPLMSAGLLLMAGAAGAMSFLSASYPVLAVLALIVLLGGSMGMITPPNNSLILGRARKSELGLVSSLIALSRNLGMMLGTAAGGAALGFRDQALGFRSLFLLCAVLLLLTFAVFALSFRSSRSKEFREIEG from the coding sequence ATGTCAAGCGATTCCCTTCGTCTGACCCAATATACGATCTGTTTGGGAGCGCTGCTATCTAATTTGTCTGCAGGGATGTTCAACATTGCACTGGTAGATATTGCGGACTCCCTTCAGGCAAGCCTGCCTTCTGCACAATGGGTTGTCACCGTCTACCTGCTTGTTATTTCTGTGCTGCTGCCCCTTATGGGAAAGCTGGGCGACCGGATCGGAAGAACAAAGGTGCACAATGCGGGCTACTTCATTTTCCTTGCCGGAGCGCTGGGCTGTGCACTGTCGCCTTCCTTGCCGCTGCTTATTGCTTCGCGGGTTGTTCAAGGAGCCGGGGCCGCTATGTATCAGGCGACGAATATGGCGCTTATAATCAGTGTGTTTCCTAAGGATCAGCGCGGCAGGGCACTGGGATTGATCAGTACATTTGTCGCAGCGGGCTCACTGGCGGGACCTGGCCTTGGCGGCCTGGTGCTGGAATGGTTCAGCTGGCGGACCGGCTTCTGGCTGCTAACGGCGCTGGCGCTGACAGCCTGGCTGCTCGCAAACCGGCTGATTCCCAAAGATGCTCCCTCCGGCGCCGGGAAACCAGATCTTGCCGGAGCCGCCCTGTTCGCCGTCTCGCTGACGGTTTTGGTCACATCACTGAGCCTGGGAGGAAGCTACGGCTGGGTATCCTGGCAGGTTCTCGCTCCGATCATCGCGTCTCTTGCCGGCTTCCTGCTGTTTACGGCAAGGTGCTTAACCCCGTGGCCTGGCAACCGGGAGCCATTTATCCAGCTGCGGCTGTTCCGGGAGCCGGGCATTGCCGCCGGTATCGGTGTGACGCTGGTCACGTATTTGGCGGCCTTCTCCGCGCAGCTTCTTCTTCCGGTATTTTTTCGGAGTGAACTGGAGCTGGGACCGGCTGCCGCAGGGATGATTATGATGGGGTATCCGCTGTCACTGGTTATTTTTTCTCCGTTATTCGGAAGCTTGTCAGACAAGCTGGGGACGTATCCCTTGATGTCGGCCGGTCTGCTGCTGATGGCTGGGGCGGCAGGAGCGATGAGCTTCTTGTCCGCTTCTTATCCAGTGCTTGCTGTGCTTGCCTTGATTGTGCTTCTGGGCGGGTCCATGGGCATGATTACTCCCCCTAATAATTCTCTCATCCTGGGCCGCGCAAGGAAGTCCGAGCTGGGGCTTGTCAGCAGCCTCATCGCGCTCTCCCGCAATCTGGGCATGATGCTAGGCACCGCAGCCGGTGGAGCGGCGCTCGGCTTCAGAGATCAGGCTCTTGGCTTTCGCAGCCTGTTCCTGCTCTGTGCGGTGCTGCTGCTTCTGACCTTTGCGGTCTTCGCGCTGTCGTTTCGGTCTTCGCGGTCCAAGGAGTTTAGGGAGATCGAGGGCTAG